Proteins encoded together in one Microbacterium sp. ABRD28 window:
- a CDS encoding phosphotransferase — MTLSTSAGEAELLRDALELAADTPVVLISREPFGAGSITGFEVTPAGSASMTYFVDTSRRVVIEETGMLLGSPAAPECRIWVHPADPYLPALAPAAFSQAAETLLARLGITAIAPPRIVGYRAGRRAVLRVDVEDGARWIKVVPPSRLDRIVGTHRSLADAGIPMADLVGWSSDGLIVLDQARGTPAPDVVWQPPALLDAVDRLREALATVPLDHAARVGLADRRDWYAARFRDGADPVRAARVARLLDRIARVWRDVDPRVTVHGDLHFGQLFLDDEGAISGLIDVDTTGRGDPADDAAAFIAHAVASAYLTPEDRDERVWELAHGALARWGSDPVRARVATLLLGQVLGAQERDRREDRQDGAPDDLLTLAEEVLDPSGKVRRPVALRT, encoded by the coding sequence ATGACCCTCTCCACATCCGCGGGTGAGGCCGAGCTGCTGCGCGACGCGCTCGAGCTCGCCGCCGACACCCCGGTGGTGCTCATCAGCCGCGAGCCGTTCGGTGCGGGGTCGATCACCGGTTTCGAGGTGACTCCTGCGGGCTCCGCGTCGATGACCTACTTCGTCGACACGTCGCGCAGAGTGGTGATCGAGGAGACCGGGATGCTGCTGGGCAGCCCCGCGGCGCCCGAGTGCCGCATCTGGGTCCACCCCGCCGACCCGTATCTGCCGGCGCTCGCGCCGGCCGCGTTCTCGCAGGCAGCGGAGACCCTTCTCGCCCGGCTCGGCATCACCGCCATCGCGCCGCCGCGCATCGTCGGCTACCGCGCCGGGCGGCGGGCGGTGCTGCGGGTCGACGTCGAGGACGGCGCGCGATGGATCAAGGTGGTGCCGCCGAGCCGTCTGGACCGCATCGTCGGAACGCACCGGAGCCTCGCCGACGCGGGCATCCCGATGGCTGACCTGGTCGGCTGGTCATCGGACGGCCTCATCGTGCTCGACCAGGCGCGGGGGACCCCAGCTCCGGATGTCGTGTGGCAACCGCCTGCGTTGCTCGACGCCGTCGATCGGCTGCGTGAGGCCCTCGCCACGGTGCCCCTCGACCATGCGGCGCGGGTCGGGCTCGCTGACCGGCGCGACTGGTACGCCGCGCGCTTCCGCGACGGAGCCGACCCGGTCCGGGCCGCGCGCGTGGCGCGCCTGCTCGACAGGATCGCGCGTGTCTGGCGAGACGTCGATCCGCGGGTGACCGTGCACGGTGACCTGCACTTCGGCCAGCTGTTCCTCGATGATGAGGGCGCCATCTCGGGCCTCATCGACGTCGACACCACCGGCCGCGGCGACCCCGCCGACGACGCGGCAGCCTTCATCGCGCACGCCGTTGCGAGCGCGTATCTCACCCCCGAAGACCGTGACGAGCGCGTGTGGGAACTCGCGCATGGCGCGCTCGCGCGGTGGGGGAGCGATCCGGTGCGGGCACGGGTCGCGACCCTGCTTCTCGGGCAGGTGCTCGGTGCCCAGGAACGCGATCGCCGAGAAGACCGACAGGACGGTGCCCCGGACGACCTCCTCACCCTCGCGGAGGAGGTGCTCGATCCCTCCGGGAAGGTGCGTCGCCCTGTCGCCTTGAGAACGTAA
- a CDS encoding ATP-binding protein translates to MTLPPTPPSRRRLPVLSVRARIILAITLVAGLGMVVVGAAVYLEERGRILRQVDDLLSANLEAARFLVEQGDADTGTWASTESALAAVVQRAAPDDNTGVMGLVAGEPRLVPGVPLDVDLRDAAGFVAHVNGVTAGGEPYIGTYAEDGVTWRFLATPIEVAVEGSAVTGSGEDAVFVIAYDLDAELAEIDAAARVWIIASTITLIAIGAVAALVTGRLLRPLRQMRETAERVSAQSLSERLPISGRDDVSELARTMNDMLDRLDQALESQRRLLSDVGHELKTPITIVRGYLEVVDPDSPTDVRETRDLAVDELERMGRLVQDLAATAALHGPAPVKPVPLDAADLMRQITRKAEGIAGAEVGVGGFAEVVAVLDAARVTQAVLQLAQNAVTHGGGRMVLSSRRVGDQLEISVRDFGPGVPDGEKAAIFDRFHRGAASAEQAGSGLGLNIVQVIARAHGGRARVEDAADGGALFVMSLPVVDGPTPRLVIPPRPPLPAWAAAGTPGGAEGSGPRRPDAEVSA, encoded by the coding sequence GTGACTCTCCCGCCGACCCCGCCGAGCCGCCGCCGGTTGCCGGTGCTGTCGGTGCGGGCCCGGATCATCCTCGCCATCACGCTCGTTGCGGGTCTCGGCATGGTCGTCGTGGGCGCCGCGGTGTACCTCGAGGAACGCGGACGGATCCTCCGTCAGGTCGACGACCTCCTCAGCGCGAACCTCGAAGCCGCCAGGTTCCTCGTCGAGCAGGGCGACGCGGACACCGGCACCTGGGCGTCGACCGAGAGCGCCCTCGCCGCTGTCGTTCAGCGCGCAGCACCCGATGACAACACCGGCGTGATGGGCCTGGTCGCCGGGGAACCGCGCCTCGTGCCGGGCGTGCCGCTCGATGTCGATCTGCGCGACGCGGCCGGCTTCGTCGCCCATGTGAACGGGGTGACCGCCGGCGGAGAGCCCTACATCGGAACGTATGCCGAAGACGGGGTGACGTGGCGCTTCCTTGCAACCCCCATCGAGGTGGCGGTCGAGGGCAGCGCCGTGACGGGAAGCGGAGAGGACGCGGTGTTCGTCATCGCCTACGATCTCGACGCCGAGCTCGCCGAGATCGACGCGGCCGCACGCGTGTGGATCATCGCCAGCACCATCACGCTCATCGCCATCGGCGCTGTGGCCGCGCTCGTGACCGGGCGCCTGCTGCGGCCACTCCGGCAGATGCGCGAAACCGCCGAGCGGGTGTCGGCACAATCACTGTCGGAGCGCCTGCCGATCTCGGGACGAGACGACGTCTCAGAGCTCGCGCGCACCATGAACGACATGCTCGACCGCCTCGATCAGGCCCTCGAGTCGCAGCGCCGGCTGCTCAGCGACGTCGGGCACGAGCTGAAGACGCCGATCACGATCGTGCGCGGCTATCTCGAGGTGGTCGACCCTGACAGCCCGACCGATGTGCGCGAAACCCGTGACCTCGCCGTCGATGAGCTGGAACGGATGGGTCGACTGGTCCAGGACCTCGCCGCCACCGCAGCCCTGCACGGGCCGGCCCCGGTGAAGCCCGTGCCGCTGGACGCCGCGGATCTCATGCGCCAGATCACCCGCAAGGCCGAGGGCATCGCGGGAGCGGAGGTGGGGGTCGGAGGTTTCGCCGAAGTGGTCGCCGTGCTCGACGCCGCTCGGGTGACCCAGGCGGTGCTCCAGTTGGCCCAGAACGCGGTGACCCACGGCGGTGGACGCATGGTGCTCTCGAGCCGGCGCGTAGGCGATCAGCTGGAGATCTCGGTGCGCGACTTCGGTCCGGGCGTGCCCGATGGCGAGAAGGCCGCGATCTTCGACCGCTTCCACCGCGGTGCAGCCTCGGCCGAACAGGCGGGGAGCGGACTCGGCCTCAACATCGTGCAGGTGATCGCTCGCGCTCACGGTGGTCGGGCGAGGGTGGAGGATGCCGCGGACGGCGGCGCCCTCTTCGTGATGTCGCTGCCCGTGGTCGACGGGCCGACGCCCCGGCTGGTCATCCCGCCGCGACCGCCGCTGCCCGCGTGGGCCGCCGCGGGTACGCCCGGTGGCGCCGAAGGATCGGGGCCGCGGCGGCCCGACGCCGAAGTGAGCGCGTGA
- a CDS encoding response regulator transcription factor produces MASILIADDEARISGFIDKGLRAAGFATRVAPTGPEALTLALSGEFDLLVLDVNLPGMDGFRVLEELRGSGSSMPVIMLTARVELEDTVAGLEGGADDYLGKPFRFDELVARIRLRMRRDETVAPTQVNHRDLVLDIRTRRAHVGGTAVELSAREFALAEELVRHAGQVLSREQLLSRVWGFDFDPGSNVVDVYIGYLRQKLGPGRIETMRGVGYRLT; encoded by the coding sequence GTGGCATCCATATTGATCGCCGATGACGAGGCCCGCATCTCGGGATTCATCGACAAGGGTCTGCGCGCCGCGGGGTTCGCCACGCGCGTCGCGCCCACCGGCCCCGAAGCGCTGACCCTGGCGCTCAGTGGTGAGTTCGACCTGCTGGTGCTCGACGTGAACCTGCCCGGCATGGACGGCTTCCGGGTGCTCGAAGAACTCCGCGGCAGCGGATCGTCGATGCCGGTCATCATGCTCACCGCTCGAGTGGAGCTCGAAGACACCGTCGCCGGCCTCGAGGGCGGCGCCGACGACTACCTCGGCAAGCCGTTCCGCTTCGACGAGCTGGTCGCCCGGATCCGACTGCGCATGCGCCGCGATGAGACCGTCGCCCCCACGCAGGTGAACCACCGCGACCTGGTGCTCGACATCCGCACCCGGCGTGCGCACGTGGGCGGAACCGCGGTGGAGCTGTCGGCCCGGGAGTTCGCCCTCGCCGAGGAGCTCGTGCGCCATGCCGGGCAGGTGCTCAGCCGCGAGCAGCTGCTGAGCCGGGTCTGGGGGTTCGACTTCGACCCCGGCTCGAACGTCGTCGACGTCTACATCGGTTATCTGCGCCAGAAGCTCGGCCCGGGCCGCATCGAGACGATGCGCGGGGTCGGCTATCGCCTCACCTGA
- a CDS encoding MFS transporter: MTSSAPTTAIIPLSNARKWQAFWVCVAVAALTILDLTKVNVALPSIETGLGAGSTEVQLIVSGFVLTFGLTLVPMGRLGDQRSRRTLFVVGLALYTLTSILCALAPNALVLLIARLLQGVAAGIQMPQVLGTAQELFQGKERGRAFGLFGATIGIATAFGPTIGGLLIALGGETDGWRLIFWMNVPLCLIAIALVLWLLPDTRTPSARKVQLDPVGLLLFGLTVLSLMWPFLFTTGSPDDDPARWWLLVAFAAFLTLFLLWERRYAARGGQPLIPLKLFRISSYRNGTIIQTTYFTALPALFLLTTLYLQFGLGLEPVFAGMVSIGFALASAIASWVGGNLVTRFGRPVVVFGVVGVLVSVVGLVTAAVFSAPALTPYLMAAVMIVGGFGGGLVIAPNQTLTLAEIPVKQGGVAGSVGQLGQRIGTAVGTAVALSLFYATINREQGTADDLVVYHDAYLFGMLSVAAFLTLALIVSILDLAKRKAAAAES, from the coding sequence GTGACCTCGAGCGCGCCGACGACTGCGATCATCCCGCTCTCGAACGCCCGCAAGTGGCAGGCGTTCTGGGTGTGCGTCGCCGTCGCCGCGCTCACGATCCTCGACCTCACCAAGGTCAACGTGGCCCTGCCGTCGATCGAGACGGGCCTGGGCGCCGGGTCGACCGAGGTCCAGCTCATCGTCTCGGGCTTCGTCCTGACCTTCGGCCTCACGCTCGTCCCGATGGGGCGACTCGGCGATCAGCGATCACGCCGCACCCTGTTCGTGGTCGGCCTGGCGCTGTACACCCTCACCAGCATCCTGTGCGCCCTCGCGCCCAATGCGCTGGTGCTGCTCATCGCGCGCCTGCTGCAGGGTGTCGCGGCCGGCATCCAGATGCCCCAGGTGCTCGGCACCGCCCAGGAGCTCTTCCAGGGGAAGGAGCGCGGCCGCGCGTTCGGTCTCTTCGGCGCGACGATCGGCATCGCCACCGCCTTCGGTCCCACGATCGGCGGTCTCCTCATCGCGCTCGGCGGCGAGACCGACGGCTGGCGCCTCATCTTCTGGATGAACGTGCCGCTCTGCCTCATCGCGATCGCGCTCGTGCTGTGGCTGCTGCCCGACACCCGCACCCCGTCGGCACGCAAGGTGCAGCTCGACCCCGTCGGCCTGCTGCTGTTCGGGCTGACCGTGCTCTCGCTGATGTGGCCGTTCCTCTTCACCACCGGGTCGCCCGACGACGACCCCGCCCGCTGGTGGCTGCTCGTCGCCTTCGCAGCCTTCCTCACGCTGTTCCTCCTCTGGGAGCGCCGGTACGCGGCGCGCGGCGGTCAGCCGCTCATCCCGCTGAAACTCTTCCGCATCAGCTCGTACCGCAACGGCACGATCATCCAGACGACCTACTTCACGGCGCTTCCTGCGCTCTTCCTGCTGACGACGCTCTACCTGCAGTTCGGACTCGGCCTCGAGCCCGTCTTCGCCGGCATGGTCTCGATCGGTTTCGCGCTTGCGAGCGCGATCGCGTCGTGGGTCGGCGGCAACCTGGTGACCCGATTCGGGCGCCCCGTGGTGGTTTTCGGCGTCGTGGGAGTGCTGGTCTCGGTGGTCGGGCTCGTGACCGCCGCCGTCTTCTCCGCTCCCGCCCTCACGCCGTACCTGATGGCCGCGGTGATGATCGTCGGCGGCTTCGGCGGTGGTCTCGTCATCGCGCCGAACCAGACCCTCACTCTCGCCGAGATCCCCGTCAAGCAGGGCGGTGTCGCCGGCTCGGTGGGCCAGCTCGGCCAGCGCATCGGCACCGCCGTGGGCACCGCGGTCGCGCTCTCGCTCTTCTACGCCACGATCAACCGCGAGCAGGGCACCGCCGATGACCTCGTCGTCTATCACGACGCGTATCTGTTCGGGATGCTGTCGGTTGCCGCTTTCCTCACCCTCGCCCTGATCGTGTCGATCCTCGACCTCGCCAAGCGCAAGGCGGCGGCCGCCGAGAGCTGA
- a CDS encoding SMC family ATPase — protein MKLHRIELEGFGPFRERQVVDLDAFGADGIFLISGRTGAGKSSVLDGICFALYGGVPRYDGAEKRLRSDHCGPDDPTSVAVEFSTGGRRFRVTRSPDYPRRKRRGEGFTVVAADAELAELVDGAWRGLASGPRQVGMELDEILGLSQQQFLQVILLAQNRFAEFLLAKNDDRQKLLRRLFGTRTYEDYLHAFEERRRAVEREVADATGAAVLLLGEAERLLPVGEPDESSGDDATDDAGAPPPSSSLAVGARLEAVERGAQPADYRAETLRNARDAAEAAHRRAEDHHAGVLRLRQMQEDRARSRRALAELEAEIPAVDLARRELATARDAEALRAPLDAADTADAERTTAAAAVQMLVDELRITGEDDDLSAFSLDELDALVLELTGDLAVWREAQIVEKTMDAAERALADDVARIRDEEELIARLDADRARIPVQRAAVDVELAPVRDAAAGVDAARTRRDEAQVRRDAAAQAADLAPLTVIAEEASLAAAEAAAAANEAVVSLLRRRAADRAGSLAADLVDGEPCPVCGSAEHPHPAEPTSEPVSDGDIERAEAAQQQAAERARRAAEEFRAAREAQAAAAARAGGLELDDAAAALGAAEAAVSAGEAAVAERDRLLATLETLTVLEADAAQERERLAAHLAALREEVSAREAGLREKRRVVAAARGDHDSVAARVHATTLRRDRATRLAAARRVGETAAAAADRAAVDRDGRVAASGFPDVVAARDALRTAAARDALDERIRTHEAALRAERDRLRDLELALAGEPEELVDVSAAESALAAARDAWVAAVDAAADAGATAERLRTLRDRARAALGDVAELADEHQIVARLADTVAGRAPNTHRMTLESFVLAAELEEIVAAANLRLGDMSSGRYQLRHTDALAARGAASGLGLEILDAHTGAARPAHSLSGGETFLASLALALGLAEVVTARAGGVRLDTLFIDEGFGSLDDDTLELAMATLDELRQGGRTVGLISHVATMKERIAAQLHVRATPQGPSVIRQDAAVAASLLSA, from the coding sequence GTGAAACTCCACCGCATCGAACTCGAGGGATTCGGGCCGTTCCGCGAGCGTCAGGTCGTCGATCTCGACGCCTTCGGGGCCGACGGCATCTTCCTCATCTCCGGGCGCACGGGGGCGGGCAAGTCGAGCGTGCTCGACGGCATCTGCTTCGCCCTCTACGGCGGTGTGCCGCGCTACGACGGTGCCGAGAAGCGGTTGCGCAGCGATCACTGCGGGCCGGATGACCCCACGAGCGTCGCCGTGGAATTCTCCACCGGGGGTCGTCGATTCCGCGTCACCCGATCACCGGACTACCCGCGTCGTAAGCGCCGGGGGGAGGGCTTCACCGTCGTCGCTGCCGACGCCGAGCTCGCCGAACTCGTCGACGGTGCATGGCGAGGACTCGCGAGCGGGCCCCGCCAGGTCGGGATGGAGCTCGACGAGATCCTGGGTCTCAGTCAGCAGCAGTTCCTGCAGGTGATCCTCCTCGCGCAGAACCGGTTCGCCGAGTTTCTCCTGGCGAAGAACGATGACCGGCAGAAACTGCTGCGGCGCCTCTTCGGCACCCGCACCTACGAGGACTACCTCCACGCCTTCGAGGAACGCCGGCGCGCCGTCGAGCGGGAGGTCGCCGACGCGACGGGGGCAGCCGTCTTGCTGTTGGGTGAGGCGGAGCGGCTGCTCCCCGTCGGAGAGCCGGATGAATCCTCCGGCGACGATGCCACGGACGATGCCGGCGCGCCGCCGCCGTCGAGCTCGCTCGCCGTGGGTGCACGTCTCGAGGCTGTCGAGCGGGGCGCGCAGCCCGCGGACTATCGCGCCGAGACCCTGCGCAACGCCCGCGACGCCGCCGAGGCCGCGCACCGCCGCGCAGAAGACCACCACGCAGGGGTGCTGCGCCTCCGCCAGATGCAGGAGGACCGGGCGCGCTCGCGTCGTGCGCTGGCCGAGCTGGAGGCCGAGATCCCGGCAGTCGACCTCGCGCGCCGCGAGCTTGCGACCGCGCGCGATGCCGAGGCGCTGCGCGCACCGCTCGACGCGGCCGACACAGCCGATGCCGAGCGCACGACCGCTGCGGCGGCCGTGCAGATGCTGGTGGATGAGCTCAGAATCACGGGAGAGGACGACGATCTTTCCGCGTTCTCACTCGACGAGCTCGACGCCCTTGTGCTGGAGCTGACCGGAGATCTGGCGGTGTGGCGCGAGGCGCAGATCGTCGAGAAGACGATGGATGCCGCCGAGCGGGCGCTCGCGGACGACGTCGCCCGCATCCGCGACGAGGAGGAGCTGATCGCCCGTCTCGACGCCGATCGGGCGCGGATTCCCGTGCAGCGGGCCGCCGTCGACGTCGAGCTGGCTCCGGTGCGCGACGCCGCCGCGGGTGTGGATGCCGCGCGCACGCGCCGCGACGAGGCGCAGGTCCGTCGCGACGCGGCCGCCCAGGCCGCCGATCTCGCTCCGCTCACGGTCATCGCCGAGGAGGCGTCGCTCGCTGCCGCCGAGGCTGCGGCGGCAGCGAACGAGGCCGTGGTGTCGCTGTTGCGCCGCCGTGCCGCCGACCGCGCCGGCTCGCTCGCCGCCGACCTCGTCGACGGTGAACCCTGCCCCGTGTGCGGATCGGCCGAACACCCGCATCCGGCGGAGCCGACGAGCGAACCCGTCTCCGACGGCGACATCGAGCGTGCCGAGGCGGCGCAGCAGCAGGCGGCCGAGCGGGCGCGCCGCGCGGCCGAGGAGTTCCGCGCCGCGCGCGAGGCGCAGGCCGCCGCCGCGGCGCGGGCGGGTGGCCTCGAGCTCGATGACGCGGCGGCCGCGCTGGGCGCGGCGGAGGCTGCCGTCTCCGCCGGCGAAGCCGCCGTCGCCGAGCGCGATCGGCTCCTGGCGACGCTGGAGACGCTCACGGTGCTCGAGGCCGACGCCGCACAGGAGCGAGAGCGACTGGCCGCTCACCTCGCCGCCCTGCGCGAGGAGGTGTCCGCCCGCGAGGCGGGACTGCGCGAGAAGCGCCGCGTGGTCGCCGCGGCACGCGGCGACCACGACTCCGTCGCCGCGCGCGTTCACGCCACGACGCTGCGACGCGACCGCGCCACTCGTCTCGCCGCTGCCCGACGGGTCGGCGAGACCGCAGCGGCCGCGGCCGATCGCGCCGCGGTCGACCGTGACGGCCGGGTGGCGGCATCCGGCTTCCCCGACGTGGTCGCCGCACGTGACGCCCTGCGGACGGCTGCCGCGCGCGACGCGCTCGACGAACGCATCCGCACCCACGAGGCGGCGCTCCGCGCCGAGCGCGACCGTCTTCGCGACCTCGAGCTCGCCCTCGCGGGAGAGCCCGAGGAGCTCGTGGACGTCTCGGCGGCGGAATCGGCCCTGGCCGCCGCGCGCGACGCGTGGGTCGCCGCCGTCGACGCGGCCGCCGATGCCGGGGCGACCGCGGAGCGGCTCCGCACCCTGCGCGACCGCGCCCGCGCCGCCCTCGGCGACGTCGCGGAGCTCGCCGACGAGCACCAGATCGTCGCGCGGCTGGCCGACACCGTCGCCGGCCGCGCGCCCAACACCCACCGGATGACCCTGGAGTCGTTCGTCCTCGCCGCCGAACTGGAGGAGATCGTCGCCGCGGCGAATCTGCGGCTGGGCGACATGTCGTCGGGTCGATACCAGCTGCGGCACACCGACGCGCTCGCGGCCCGTGGTGCGGCGTCGGGTCTCGGCCTCGAGATCCTCGACGCGCATACCGGCGCCGCACGCCCCGCGCACTCGCTGTCGGGCGGCGAAACCTTCCTCGCGTCGCTCGCGCTCGCGCTCGGGCTCGCGGAGGTCGTCACCGCGCGCGCCGGCGGGGTGAGACTCGACACCCTGTTCATCGATGAGGGCTTCGGCTCCCTCGACGACGACACCCTCGAGCTGGCCATGGCGACGCTCGACGAGCTCCGCCAGGGCGGGCGCACTGTGGGACTCATCAGCCACGTCGCGACGATGAAGGAACGCATCGCCGCGCAGCTGCACGTGCGGGCCACACCACAGGGGCCGAGCGTCATCCGGCAGGACGCCGCCGTCGCGGCATCCCTTCTCTCGGCCTGA
- a CDS encoding exonuclease SbcCD subunit D: MRILHTSDWHIGRSFHGHSTLDALRGVLDALITQVRETDVDLVIVAGDVFDSAAPAADCYRLLTDALVGISDAGARVVVTSGNHDSAARLGFQAGLLRDGIHVLTDPADVGRPVTIDDEHGPVHVYGIPFLEPSLVRHLWAGVEVRSQAQALDQAIGLIRTDLAARGGRSVAIAHCFAAGVEPTPNLERDIQQGGLDVVPLAAFDGFDYVALGHIHGRQRLSDAVRYAGAPLHYSFGEADKPRGSWLIDLDADGLAAVTWLDLPVPRRLVTLRGRLDDLLTAAEYAAWENAWVGVQYTDPTPQTDPMRRLRARFPHCATVTHAPEGARADDGSTYARRVRAARNDRELIDAFLAHVRDGEGAGEREREIIADVVDERVAAEVSA; this comes from the coding sequence ATGCGGATCCTGCACACCTCCGACTGGCACATCGGGAGGTCGTTCCACGGCCATTCCACCCTCGATGCGCTGCGTGGCGTGCTCGACGCGCTGATCACCCAGGTGCGTGAGACCGATGTCGATCTGGTGATCGTGGCGGGGGATGTCTTCGACTCGGCGGCGCCGGCCGCCGACTGCTATCGGCTGCTCACCGATGCCCTCGTGGGCATCAGCGACGCCGGTGCCCGTGTGGTGGTCACCAGCGGCAACCACGACTCCGCGGCGCGGCTGGGGTTCCAGGCCGGTCTGCTGCGCGACGGGATCCACGTCCTCACCGACCCCGCCGACGTCGGCAGACCCGTGACCATCGACGACGAGCACGGTCCGGTGCACGTCTACGGCATCCCGTTCCTCGAACCGTCGCTCGTTCGTCACCTCTGGGCGGGCGTGGAGGTGCGGTCCCAGGCGCAGGCCCTCGATCAGGCGATCGGCCTCATCCGCACCGACCTCGCCGCGCGCGGGGGCCGCTCGGTGGCGATCGCGCACTGTTTCGCCGCGGGTGTGGAGCCGACCCCGAACCTCGAGCGCGACATCCAGCAGGGCGGGCTCGACGTGGTGCCGCTCGCGGCGTTCGACGGGTTCGACTACGTCGCTCTCGGGCACATCCACGGGCGGCAGCGGCTGTCCGACGCGGTCCGCTACGCCGGGGCGCCGCTGCACTACAGCTTCGGCGAGGCCGACAAGCCGCGCGGTTCGTGGCTGATCGACCTCGACGCCGACGGACTCGCGGCCGTCACGTGGCTCGACCTCCCGGTGCCCCGCCGGCTGGTCACGCTGCGCGGGAGGCTGGACGATCTCCTCACCGCCGCCGAGTACGCCGCGTGGGAAAACGCGTGGGTGGGCGTGCAGTACACCGATCCGACCCCTCAGACCGATCCGATGCGGCGCCTGCGTGCGCGCTTCCCGCACTGCGCCACGGTGACGCACGCGCCCGAGGGGGCACGTGCGGACGACGGATCGACGTATGCCCGGCGCGTCCGAGCCGCCCGGAACGACCGTGAACTGATCGACGCGTTCCTCGCCCACGTCCGCGACGGCGAGGGCGCCGGCGAGCGTGAGCGCGAGATCATCGCCGACGTCGTCGACGAGCGCGTCGCCGCAGAGGTCAGCGCGTGA
- a CDS encoding alpha/beta hydrolase, with protein MSDAPTFAIERFTHAGATLVAQESGEGRDLFVLIHGIGMGRSAFAELEGLLDDIGRVVAVDLPGYGETPEPGRVLSMAENADVVAAYLSDLTSGEESPRIVVLGHSMGAQVALEVAARHPHLVDALVLVGPTVEPGARSTLRQLWRLIRDIIPESPRVIAVGAREYLRAGPRLLAKVRAVMVHRPEDTARQVTAPALVIRGERDILVPVEWARHLTEALPHACLREVAEFGHETMIRNAGPTATLIREFLADQ; from the coding sequence ATGAGCGACGCCCCCACCTTCGCGATCGAGCGGTTCACCCACGCCGGAGCGACGCTCGTCGCGCAGGAGTCCGGTGAAGGCCGTGACCTCTTCGTCCTCATCCACGGCATCGGCATGGGGCGATCGGCGTTCGCCGAGCTGGAGGGCCTTCTCGACGACATCGGCCGCGTCGTGGCCGTGGACCTCCCGGGGTACGGCGAGACACCGGAACCCGGCCGCGTGCTGTCGATGGCGGAGAACGCCGACGTCGTCGCCGCCTATCTCAGCGATCTGACCTCCGGCGAAGAGAGCCCCCGCATCGTCGTCCTCGGCCACTCGATGGGGGCGCAGGTGGCGCTGGAGGTCGCCGCGCGGCATCCGCACCTCGTCGACGCCCTCGTGCTCGTCGGCCCGACCGTCGAACCGGGCGCACGATCGACCCTGCGTCAACTGTGGCGGCTCATCCGAGACATCATCCCCGAGAGCCCGCGCGTGATCGCCGTCGGGGCGCGGGAGTACCTGCGAGCGGGGCCGCGCCTGCTCGCCAAGGTGCGTGCGGTGATGGTGCACCGGCCCGAAGACACCGCCCGGCAGGTGACGGCGCCTGCGCTGGTGATCCGCGGCGAGCGCGACATCCTGGTGCCCGTGGAATGGGCCCGTCACCTGACGGAGGCGCTTCCCCACGCATGCTTGCGCGAAGTGGCCGAGTTCGGCCACGAAACCATGATCCGTAACGCCGGCCCGACCGCGACCCTGATCCGCGAGTTCCTCGCGGATCAGTGA
- a CDS encoding DUF1622 domain-containing protein codes for MRLEEVFSGVAVAFEATGAAAMIIGFVIALVLGVRSLRRREGGRAAFSVLRNALGSAILLGLEILVAADLIRTITSKPSVEDALILGLIVLIRTVLSISIQIEIEGVLPWRRALLTSGGQLLGEAVRRDRAAQAERSG; via the coding sequence GTGCGGCTCGAAGAGGTCTTCTCCGGCGTCGCTGTCGCCTTCGAGGCGACCGGCGCCGCGGCCATGATCATCGGCTTCGTCATCGCCCTCGTGCTCGGTGTGCGCTCCCTGCGTCGCCGTGAGGGTGGGCGTGCCGCATTCTCGGTGCTGCGCAACGCCCTCGGCTCGGCGATCCTGCTGGGGCTGGAGATCCTCGTCGCGGCCGATCTGATCCGCACGATCACCTCCAAGCCGTCGGTCGAGGACGCCCTGATCCTCGGCCTCATCGTGCTGATCCGGACCGTGCTGTCGATCTCCATCCAGATCGAGATCGAGGGCGTGCTGCCCTGGCGCCGCGCCCTGCTCACGAGCGGGGGGCAGTTGCTGGGTGAGGCCGTCCGGCGCGACCGTGCGGCGCAGGCGGAGCGAAGCGGATAG
- a CDS encoding GNAT family N-acetyltransferase encodes MTELRFTDEKDASRYTLHRGDDLVSVLDYKDDGRTVAMTRAYTIPTFRGKGYAGELVDRAVAHLEAEKGRQVIPVCWYVADWFDLHPDRAGILRQRSTA; translated from the coding sequence GTGACCGAACTGCGCTTCACCGACGAGAAGGACGCCTCGCGGTACACGTTGCACCGCGGCGACGACCTCGTCAGCGTCCTCGACTACAAGGACGACGGCCGCACCGTCGCCATGACCCGGGCGTACACGATCCCGACCTTCCGCGGAAAGGGCTACGCCGGAGAGCTGGTCGACCGGGCCGTCGCGCACCTCGAGGCCGAGAAAGGCCGTCAGGTGATCCCGGTGTGCTGGTACGTCGCGGACTGGTTCGACCTGCACCCCGATCGCGCGGGCATCCTGCGGCAGCGTTCCACGGCCTGA